GAGTCATACTGTGGATCCATTCTCGCCAGTGGTGCGCTTGGAGTTGCCGCCTATCATGGTTATCCCAAAATGCAAATGATGTGCTTGTTGCTTCCAATGTGTCTTGCCGCTGTGGGAATTTTTCTTTCTGTCACCGGAATCTTTATGGTGAAAACAAAAGAAGGAGCATCACAGAAAAACCTGCTGAAAGCTTTGGCAAAGGGAATCGACAGTAGTGCGATAGGAGTATGCATTGCAGCATTTGTACTTGTCTGGTTGATGCTGGTGATTCCCTCTCAGTCATCAGGAATTCCCGCTGATTCGCCACTCGTTGTTGGCAATTCTTTATTTGGTGTATTTGGCTCTATTGTTTGTGGTCTCGTTGCAGGCTGGTTGGTCGGAAAATGGACTGAATATTCAACAAGCGATGAATTCAGGCCAACGCGTTTTATTGCAGATCAATCTTCGACCGGCCCAGCAACAGTGATTATCGCTGGAATCGCCGAAGGTTTTTATAGCGTTTGGGTTCCGATTGTCGTGATCGGGGTCGCCATTCTTCTAGCTTTTGGGTTGTGTACCGGATTTGACTTTGCAAATGCTCAGATCTTTGCCATGGGTTTGTATGGCGTGGCTATCGCCGCTGTGGGAATGCTAAGTACATTGGGAGTCACTCTCGCGACAGATGCCTATGGTCCGATTGCTGACAACGCAGGCGGAAATGCCGAAATGAGTGGGCAGGAGCCATTTGTTCGCGAGAGAACCGATGCGCTAGACAGCCTCGGGAATACAACTGCTGCCACCGGTAAGGGTTTTGCCATTGGCTCTGCTGCGTTAACAGCATTGGCTCTACTGGCCGCTTATGTCGAAGAAGTTCGTATCGGATATGAACGCTGGATCGAACATTCGGCTGTTGTTGAAACCATCTCTGACGATATGGCAAATGCTTCAGCACTTAAATTGAGTAGTAACTGCATTGCATTACGAACTGCTAACAAAGAAGGACAAGATTCAGAACATAACAATCAGGGATTCTTATTATTCCCAGCTCTGAATCTGACCCAAATCACTCCCGGTCGTGAAAAAATTGTAAATGCAGAAGTTGGCTCCGTCATTAATGGGCTTAACATTTCCAAACTATTAGAAAGAGGGGAAATTGTTGATGTCAAGAAAGCAACAGTGCCTGACTTCTCACGCTTTTATAATTTCTCTCTGTTGAATCCCAAAGTGCTTGTTGGAGTCTTCTTTGGCGTGATGGTCGCCTTTGTCTTTTGTGCTATGACTATGAAAGCAGTCGGACGGGCCGCAGGCGCAATGGTAGATGAAGTGCGCCGTCAGTTCCGTGAAATCACAGGCATTATGGAGAATAAAGCCGAACCCGATTATGCTGCGTGTGTCGAAATCAGTACTGCAGCCGCTCAGCGCGAGATGATTCTACCTGCGATGCTCGGATTACTTTCACCGATCATTGTAGGCCTTCTCCTGGGAGTTCCCGGCGTCGTCGGCCTTCTGGTTGGTGCCTTGACGAGTGGGTTTGCAGTTGCCATTATGATGGCTAATGCCGGTGGCGCCTGGGACAATGCGAAAAAGTACATTGAAGCTGGTGCGCATGGCGGAAAAGGAACTGATGCGCACAAAGCCACAGTAGTAGGCGATACCGTTGGTGATCCTTTTAAAGATACCAGTGGCCCCAGCCTGAATATTCTGATTAAATTGATGAGTATGGTTTCTGTTGTCATGGCCGGGTTTATTATTCAATACGCATTAGAGTTATTTTAAGTGATTGAAACAGGCTAGAGGTTACGAAAATCAATACTGAACAATCTAATTCAATTGAAGGTGCCTCCAGTTTAGAACGCGCCTGTCTCTGTGCTCAAACCTGTGATGGACTCAAAGGGAAAGACATCATCGTACTGGATGTCTACGATATTACTCCTTTGTTTGACTATTTTATTATCACAACGGCTGCCAACCAAAGACAAAGCCATGCGATTGCTGAAGAGGTTCGTGTTCTAATGAAACGCGATCCCTCGCATCGACGCAACATTGAAGGCAAAGATAGTGAGTGGATTCTCGGTGATTATGGAGATATCGTTCTGCATATATTCACTGAAGAAGCACGCGAGACCTACGACTTGGAACGCCTCTGGGCAGATGCCAAAAAAGTGGACTGGCAGTCGTTCAAAGCGGATTCAGCTTAACAGAAACCGTAGTTTCTAGCTTTCTCCCCTATCAGCGTGTATTCTGGGCATCAATACTCTCGCCGTAGCATCTTCTCATGAAGCGAGAGATTAGAGTCCTGTGATTGGAAATTTGACATGAATATTCTTGATGAACTCAGAACTCGATTCACGCCAGCTTTATTGGCATGGACGGACGATCCATCTTCCGTAATTGAAATGCTGAAAGCATCTCAAGATGCCAAGTTTGGTGATTATCAGGCAAATTTTGCAATGCCTTTAGCGAATCGTTCTAAAGAGTTAAAGCCACGAGATCTTGCCGCCCAAATTGTTGAACAAGTTGATCTATCAGATGTCTGTGAACCCCTGGAAGTGGCTGGTCCCGGGTTTATCAACATCAAGCTGAAACAAGACTGGTTGGAGGATCAAACCAAACAATTAGTTACCGATGACCGACTGGGGGTCGCTACTGCTAAGTCTCCACAGAAAGTGGTCGTTGATTTTTCAGCCCCCAATGTTGCCAAACCAATGCACGTAGGACATTTAAGAAGTTCGGTGATTGGCGATGCCAACTATCGTGTTCTGCAGTTCCTGGGGCACGATGTTGTCGGCGATAATCACATCGGCGACTGGGGAACACAGTTTGGTATGATCATTTTTGGATATAAGCACTTCCTCAACGAAGCTGCATTCCAGGAAAGTCCTGTGGAGGAACTGGCACGGCTTTATAGACTGGTAAACCAACTGTCTGATTACCATGCAACCAGGAATACCATTCCTACAGTACAGAACGAAGTTGAGCAACTGGAATCAAAGCTGAAAACAATGGAAGCGGCTAACAATCCATCAGACAAAAAATCCCAGAAACAGCTCAAGAAATTAAAGTCAAACATCGGAGAACGTAAGTCAGAACTAACGTCGATGCAGGAAAAACTGACTGCATTCGAGCAAGACAAAGACTTGCAAAGCAAAGCTGATACCTTTCCTGAAATCGCTAGACTGGCACGTCAAGAGACAGCAAAGCTCCATGCGGGAGATCCCGAAAACCTTGACCTCTGGAAACAATTTCTTCCAGAGTGTCTCGAAGCCATTCAAGTTGTTTATGATCGCCTCGATATTCACTTCGACATGACTTTAGGGGAAAGTTATTATCAACCTATGCTGGCAGATGTGGTAGCTGATCTCAAAGAAAAAGGATTAGCGACCGAAAGCGAAGGAGCGACTTGTGTCTTCATAGAAGGTTTCAAAGCCCCCTTTATTGTACAAAAGCAGGATGGTGCGTTTACCTATGCCACGACCGACCTGGCTACGATCAAGTATCGGGTTGAAGAACTCAAAGCAGATCGGGTATTGTATGTCGTCGATTCAAGGCAGAGCGAGCACTTTCAATTATTGTTTGCCACGGTTAAAGAGTGGGGCTTCACTAATCTTGAATTACAGCATGTGAGCTTTGGAACCATTCTGGGAAAGAATAAACGCCCATATAAAACAAGATCTGGTGATACTGTTGGTTTAGAAAGCCTGCTTGATGAATCAATTCAAAGAGCATATGCAATCGTTGCAGAAAATGATGATGCCAAACCTGATGGACCAGAACTAAGAAAAGAGGAACGGACTCAAATCGCCGAAACTGTGGGCCTGGGAGGCATCAAATACGCCGACCTGAAGCACAACCGCGATAGTGACTACGTATTTGACTGGGACAAAATGCTGGCAAACCGAGGTGATACTGCTACTTACATGCAATACGCTTATGCACGTATTTGCGGAATCTTTCGTAAAGGGAATGTCGACCGCCCTACCCTACGGAATGAACACACAATGCTCAATCTTGCTGAGGAAAGTGAAAGAGCTTTGGCGTTACAAATCAATCGATATTCCGAAATTCTTGAGAGCGTGGCTATCGAAGCACGGCCGAATTACTTGACCAACTACCTCTTCGAGCTGTCAAATTTATTCAGTACGTTTTATAACAACTGCCATGTCCTCAAGGCAGAAGACGAGAATGTGAAGACGAGCCGTTTATTGTTATGTGATTTAACGGCTCGTGTCATTGAGCATGGATTGTCTCTATTGGGAATCCGTACCTGCGAACGAATGTAAATATAGATGACAATCACGATAATCAAATTGCTTGCGCCAAGGGAAATAAAAAAAGCATTCCAAAATGGAATGCTTTTTTTATAAATATTACCCGACAAGGATTTGAACCTTGACTAACAGAATCAAAATCTGTTGTGCTACCATTACACTATCGGGTAATGTTGT
The Gimesia aquarii DNA segment above includes these coding regions:
- a CDS encoding sodium-translocating pyrophosphatase, yielding MRFLCRACFPPVRLLTTLLTLTIIAFFCSAPLLAAEGSTSAPPDAESATVVISWLVAIAGAIFALFTAYRFFSWMVNQSEGDASMKKIAGHVRDGARAYLDRQFKVVTIFFAVVCALLAYMAFGLKTQSEWVPFAFLTGGFFSALAGWFGMRTATLASARTAHAAKDSLNSGLQVAFRSGAVMGLVVVGLGLLDICLWFGVLHWVVGMSLADITVTMLCFGMGASSQALFARVGGGIFTKAADVGADLVGKVEAGIPEDDPRNPATIADNVGDNVGDVAGMGADLYESYCGSILASGALGVAAYHGYPKMQMMCLLLPMCLAAVGIFLSVTGIFMVKTKEGASQKNLLKALAKGIDSSAIGVCIAAFVLVWLMLVIPSQSSGIPADSPLVVGNSLFGVFGSIVCGLVAGWLVGKWTEYSTSDEFRPTRFIADQSSTGPATVIIAGIAEGFYSVWVPIVVIGVAILLAFGLCTGFDFANAQIFAMGLYGVAIAAVGMLSTLGVTLATDAYGPIADNAGGNAEMSGQEPFVRERTDALDSLGNTTAATGKGFAIGSAALTALALLAAYVEEVRIGYERWIEHSAVVETISDDMANASALKLSSNCIALRTANKEGQDSEHNNQGFLLFPALNLTQITPGREKIVNAEVGSVINGLNISKLLERGEIVDVKKATVPDFSRFYNFSLLNPKVLVGVFFGVMVAFVFCAMTMKAVGRAAGAMVDEVRRQFREITGIMENKAEPDYAACVEISTAAAQREMILPAMLGLLSPIIVGLLLGVPGVVGLLVGALTSGFAVAIMMANAGGAWDNAKKYIEAGAHGGKGTDAHKATVVGDTVGDPFKDTSGPSLNILIKLMSMVSVVMAGFIIQYALELF
- the rsfS gene encoding ribosome silencing factor, which gives rise to MEGASSLERACLCAQTCDGLKGKDIIVLDVYDITPLFDYFIITTAANQRQSHAIAEEVRVLMKRDPSHRRNIEGKDSEWILGDYGDIVLHIFTEEARETYDLERLWADAKKVDWQSFKADSA
- the argS gene encoding arginine--tRNA ligase → MNILDELRTRFTPALLAWTDDPSSVIEMLKASQDAKFGDYQANFAMPLANRSKELKPRDLAAQIVEQVDLSDVCEPLEVAGPGFINIKLKQDWLEDQTKQLVTDDRLGVATAKSPQKVVVDFSAPNVAKPMHVGHLRSSVIGDANYRVLQFLGHDVVGDNHIGDWGTQFGMIIFGYKHFLNEAAFQESPVEELARLYRLVNQLSDYHATRNTIPTVQNEVEQLESKLKTMEAANNPSDKKSQKQLKKLKSNIGERKSELTSMQEKLTAFEQDKDLQSKADTFPEIARLARQETAKLHAGDPENLDLWKQFLPECLEAIQVVYDRLDIHFDMTLGESYYQPMLADVVADLKEKGLATESEGATCVFIEGFKAPFIVQKQDGAFTYATTDLATIKYRVEELKADRVLYVVDSRQSEHFQLLFATVKEWGFTNLELQHVSFGTILGKNKRPYKTRSGDTVGLESLLDESIQRAYAIVAENDDAKPDGPELRKEERTQIAETVGLGGIKYADLKHNRDSDYVFDWDKMLANRGDTATYMQYAYARICGIFRKGNVDRPTLRNEHTMLNLAEESERALALQINRYSEILESVAIEARPNYLTNYLFELSNLFSTFYNNCHVLKAEDENVKTSRLLLCDLTARVIEHGLSLLGIRTCERM